Genomic DNA from Salvia miltiorrhiza cultivar Shanhuang (shh) chromosome 1, IMPLAD_Smil_shh, whole genome shotgun sequence:
tactataatttttaattcgatgataacattttgatgcttgtagaatatgttttgattttttttaacgtttaataacaaacatctagatataaaagtcaaagaaagatagtcatttatattaaatctatatacatTTTTTATCGGAAACGAagttaaagttagatattatgtaatcttacgttaaaataacactaatttttgtatctaaaacaaGGCTaaatgtcttgatttaaaaaatacgatatatttttattataagaatatgattatctataaaaaaaattaaacatataaaaaaatcgtaattTTGCGTATCCGAACGGgttagcccgaaaccgagtgggttagggttagggctgaaaatttttaactcgaaaaataaaaaaccgaCTAACCCGAACCAAAAATAACCCAAAATTGAATGGGCTGGCCCAATTGACATCCCTGTATACAACTATTCTAATGAGTCCAAACTAATTAAGGAATTATAGGATGGAACCTCAATAATTGTGCATGTGTGTCATCATACAAACTTATTCActccatgtatatatatatatatgattaatggTAGTTTAATTATGTAACTAACTTTtgtgtttaaaaaatattcTCAACTTTCAAAAACCCTCAACTTTGAAAAAGGTTGGTTTATGCCCTGCTTTACAGATTTTGGTGATGAATTAATGAGTCACCTACTAGAATctgtattatatttaatatataattggaaaaaaccCCTAAACCATAAATTGGAGCTGGATCGAGCTGGCGTGAAGGAAATGAGAAGGGCTGACGACATGGGGTGGCTCGAGGGAGGCATCACTGCTGGTGCCGAGGCACGAAAGAGAGATGGGATTTTGCGTGGAGTACTAAAAAACAGAAGAAACGAAATGGAAGAACAGCCGATGGAGGAAGAAAGAGGAggggaagaagaaaagaaaaaggatattttttatatattgttttatttattactttttaacttgtaatatttttatttattatattcattttaattaatgtaatttgtttttttaattttagtgaaatgttttaatataaaagaattaaaaatggGATTAATTGGAAATGAAGATTTTAGCGCCACTTTAAGCGTCAATGCACTGGAGAGGGGTGACGCTTAGGTGAGGACCACCAATTAGCGCCACCCCTAAGCGCCAAGggctggagatgctctaagagGTCACCAAAAAATTCGGCGAGGTGAGTCGATGTTGCCGAATTCTATAAAGTGATAACTTAAAtcaaattttctttaaaattgaGTTTTAAAGTGAAAATGTAAGTTTTGgaaatattttttagaaaacACTGTAAATCGGGGACACAAGCTAGCTATGATTAACCATAATAGTATATGATAATATTCCTTGGCCAAGTTGCTGAGCAATCAGACTAAATTCTTGCTGATAATGCAGCAATTTTCAGCTGGAGGTAACCTTATAGTGATGCTCTGCGCGAAAGCTATAACCTGAGAAATCAAGAATGAAATATTATGCAAGTGAATTTTGTGGATGCAGAAAAgtatataaaaattgaaatttttaagCCAACTTACAGCAAGGAAGCTAGAGCACAGAATACTGAACCCAGGAAAGTTAAAGGGGGCATTATTTGATATAAACAGAGCTGCATGGAAAAAAGGGATAGAATTATGAGGTTTTTATATAGCTAGTTCTTGAAAAATAAGTAATTTTGTTCAAGAAAATATAGAATGGTTATGGTTAATTACCTGTTAAAGGGCTGAAAGCAAGAGGAGAGAAGATGTTGGCTAAGGAACATATGCTGGAAATGCAGCCTTGAGCCTTTCCCTAATAGTATGAAGTAATATGtgatttaatatttttctatattttttatttgtgtattGATTTTTCTTAGTGTAAAATGAAACAATATAATGTAACAAATTCTGTTTTAGTTCCAAATTCACCTGCTCACTTGGTCCTGTTTGTATGGATGCAATGCTTCTCAGCTGCATAACCAATAATTATAATAACTGTCAcgcaatttttaaaaatttatgtcttctaataaaaataaatgagtaCTTGCTTTTAGAAGCAAGAATGAAAATCTTGGTTCCTTATTTATGGGTTAATTGCTGGAAAATAACACAAAGTTAACCAAATTTTGTAATATTCACATATCTTTTTCCACCAAATTAAGCTTGTCCAACGTCGTTTTATCACTGAAAATTTTGGGAATATCgcaattgcaaaaaaaaaaaaaaaaacgtgtgTGAAAATTGCAAATTAATTTGAGTAAACAATGCATTATTTCCAATAATTAACCCTTTTTCATGAACAAATTAACCAACTTACACATGGAtaagtaaaaattgaaaaaatggaGATCGTTGCAGCAACATAAGGAACCTGCAATttgttcacaaaaaatcaaataaaaattggcAAACTGCTTTATTAAACTCACTATGCTATGCTTTAATAGAAGATGATGAATAACTCACCCAAGGCGACCATGCGATGCTATAAACTACCATCTGCACTCGAAGACATGCTAgttaattaactaaataaactagcatttgcattgcatggaaaaaaaattatatatttattatataacattgataccaactcaattatcatatttatatatatgataaaaaaaattatttcaactaaatatatttgagccgaatatttaaaaaattaaaattgatattatgaaaatgcaaaaaaaaaaaagttaaaaaatgaaaaataaatttattcaaaaaaatatgagagatgagagaattttttaaaattttaatgtttaaataaatataacttttacattttaaatcaaatatttacataaaatatatcaaattagagtttttatcgtgatctttaatttgatatgcatattaaatattttataattattcaaaattcataattttagaaataaataaaacaataaaaataagaagataaagaaaaagaaaataaaagagaaaatataatttacaataaacattcaattttattataaatacaaaattgccacttaattttgaaattaatttaaattgatttcaaattgaaatcttgcAATTTTAATATAGTGCTCGTATATATAGATGTATAGGGTggggtaaaataaaatttattgtaAGAACTGTGATAGTTGTAATGAACCTATAATTGAACTACAATGAGCGTATAAGTAATTGCACTGAACCTATAAGTAATTCACGATATTAGTTGAATATAGGATTCAACACAGTTACGTTATAAGTTCAGTGCAGAATTTTTAGAGTTCTCACATTAAGAGATTTTTATTTGAACCCCTTCTTATACACATAAATATTTGGTGtttgtataatttatataaagtaCTCCATTTATTTGTTGTTTATTATGATTCAAATACTAATGATGCAAGTTCTTACACAAGCACAGCTGGAGAATAGCCCTAGAGAAATCATCTTTCTTTCTCCCAGAAGAGGAGTTAGAATAGGCATCACAATCAGCTGAAAGGCAGCAGTACCAATTTCAAGATATATATAATcaatgagagagagatgaacttaatttgaagaaaaatcTACCTGTGACATAGATTCAGCAATGCCACTAATTATCATCAGATCAGAGAATTGATCTTTGTTGAAGTGAAATCGAGCCTTTAAGTAGTACTGCATGCATATATATGGCATGCAATAAACAAATAAGAAAATTCGCAAACTGACATCTTATAGTATCAAAATTAAAAGAGAGCATTTAATTATTCAAATCAAATCTATTTAAATAGACTTAATTACCATCAAAGAAGAATAGAGTCCAACATCTGCCATGGTGCTGAAGAACGCAATAACTGCAGCTTTCGACAATGTGGGGCTGCGAAAACAACGTagaaatttcaataatttttaaacATTATACTATAATTTTGAGACAAGTAATTAATCCAGAAACTTGTagcaggaaagaaaaaaagatgagTTTTGGGTGACCTAATCCTTAATAAGCAAATAGCCTCATGTAGTGAATCCACAGTCATGAAAAGCTTCCATTTTTTCGATGGAGATTTTTCGAGCAGACAATCATTTTCCGAAACATTTCTCGACATTGATTCCGGAAGAAACAATCTCATGTACACCAATCCTATTACAGACATGCCAGCTGCAACCTAAGAATTAAATCatacttaattttaattttctgtgaaactaatctaattaatttgataataaaaaaacaaggaaaattatttatatctaAAATACATCAAACTGTTCACATGTATCCTAATCACTTAAATATGACGACATCGTTAGTTCTTCCTGATTTGGGAAAATCGACGGTCCATTTgtgtattttataaaatagatagtgaaatataaattaaatatttttagtaGAACGTGACTTTGTAAAAAAAACGTTCATGAtcattaagtatttttttatctCCAATTCCATTGTTAATTTGAATGAGATAtgaataaaacaaattaaactaGTTCAAATGATTTGAAACCATCAAAACATACCAAAGATGTACTCAATTTAGTAAATAAGGGACTAATTTTAGTATTCTGATCTATCTAGCCTAATCCTCCAAAATAACACCCCCTTAATCTAAAGAAAAGATTGGTATGAAATTAACTCATATTTCAatattaagaattttttttatgaagttTATCTccgatatttttgaaaaaataattgtGGATGTCATGAAGGATCCTACTATTTTTATCTACGTATTATAATAATGCACAtaaaagttaaagaaaagaGTACTTATGTTCTTGCCAATCTTTTCTTTAAAAGTGTTTCAATATATTGCACGTGGATTTGAATGTTAAGTGGAGTGATTTCAGTATTTGACCAAGTCAAGTAGAGGATGTTAATTAGAGTAGGATAATTAACAAATCGCAGATTAATTTGGATATAGTATAATTGAAAAGAATGGAAGATACTTGAAATGTAGCTGAAGTGGAGAGGAAGCGAGCGGAGAGGTTTCCTAAGACGAAGGAAGCAGATGAGAAGCCTGACATTATGGCAAACACTGAAGCTCGTCTGCTTTCTTCAACGTTGTCTGCCTGCACAAATTAATTCATCACTACCTTTTTTGATTGCAAAAATTGAGGGAGCAAGAAATTAAAAGTATACCACATATGCAAGAGCAAGGAGCAGGACGCTGCCTTCTGTGGCCATGGCGATCACGGTTTTGAGCATGTAGTAGGCGTACAAGTAATATCTTGTTCTCTTGTACGCCAGTATCGCTGCGGGCCCGTCAAAATTTCTCGTCAGATGTTCGTGTTCCGTGTcttaattaatgaaataaaatacgagACGTGAATATCATGTTTGAGTGTTGAGATCGGATGAATGTGACATGTCCGGTTATCCAAAATTCTAAATTCAAATGTGATTTTGAAATTAAATGGCCGAAATTAAGTTATAGCCGaaattaattctaaaaaaaccaaaatttggggGATATGAGTcgaagagagaaaaagaaaaaacaaacttACTTTACTCGATAAAGTGacccaaattaaataaataatgaatataaaTACCTAGAGGAAAGATtgagagagtgagagggagagtGAGCATGAATTTTCTGCCGTAGGTGTCGGACAGCTTCCCTATTACCGGCATCACAACAACTGATCCCAATCCTATAATCTGcaaataatattaatgaatGAAATATCGgctttattaaaaagaaaaagcaaaaaaaaaaaaaaaaaacttcaaaaaacccttgaaagcacagaaaaaaCATACTAAGGGCTgagtctcattaaaacctctttaGATAAAACTAATGGAAAAAAAACCCAAAAGAGAAtctgcaaataataataataataataatgatgatgatgatgatgatgtgacAATGGTGAAAAATACCCATTTTCAActtagaaatataaaaaaatacccacgcctctcaaaaaatataaataacacttaGTATGTATTTACATTTTATGACTAAATGGACTGAagtactctctctgtcccagtAGAATAGTCttgtttctttttggcacggagattaaaaaacttgctttttgagtgtaaaagtgtgtaaaggtgtgtggagCCGTatttgtttgtagtgtaaaatcattaccaacaatagaaacatgactattttagTGGGACATCCCGAAAGGAAAACATGACTATTAGAGTGGGATGaagagagtattaattaagaaaaaaaaaaacaagctcATCCCACTTCCCCAAATTAGAGATTTTATAaggaaaatcataaaaaatagtttTGTGTTTTTTGGAGAAATATTTCCCACTATTAATTACTCTGGTATAGTGTAGCACGTACAACAtccatattttggagacagaAAAATGCAGATTgtacaaaataaaatgaaaaaagatgTGGCAAACCTATTTCTTTGGCGGGCAGTACTACATTGATTGTAACCCactaaccccccccccccccaaaggGCAGTACTACATTGATTGTAAGTTTTAaaccccccccccaaaaaaaaagagaaataaaaatGGGTTAATGgtcgaaaaatacacgaactttcacgaaatttgcaaattgcacatgagcttcaaaaatagcctcagaatacatgactttttaattttgttgcaaattacACACGCGTTGACCACCACATTGATCGGTGTTGGCGTGGCTCCCAGAATTTTTAGACGTGGACTCACCGgtgctcaaaacgacgtcgttttgagtagtgtaaattaaaaaaaaaaatggaaaaaggtGAGAGGCGATGGACCAGAGGCGGCTTCCAGTCTGGACGCCGCACCTTCTTCCCATCTAAACGCTGCATTCGTCGGTTGGTTTGCGTGGTGTGTGTAGGTCGGAGAAGGTGAGAGGTGGCGGTGGCTCTGCCACTGGTAGGGGCGGCGTCGCATCGGTGGCGGTAAAAGTGGAAAAATCTCCAGATCTGGTAATACTTGTTTTGTTTCTTGGCGTAATACTACTAATTCTAGTGTTACCCCAAATATGCAATTTCCTGTGAATGAAACCCTTGATGCAAATGTTATTGCGAGTGGTAAGGGGGCGGATTCTGTGAAATCTGGAGGTGGGGAGAAGGGTTTTGAGACTATTCCTGCGGGGAATCAGTCGGTGAAGTTCGGAGATATGTGAGCTTTATTCTTGAAGGAAGTGTTGGATTGGAGAGAGGTGAGAGAAACGGGTCACAGCCTGTTGGGAATGCAATCTTGGTGGATGATAGTGGGGGAAGAAGAGAATCGGGGGCTCCCCACGTTGGGGATTTCATTGGTCGGGGGTTGAATCTTTGTAAGGCGATTTGGGGAGGAGGATGAAGGCGGCGACTCACGAGGGTTGCAGCCATAGCGCTCCTGACAGTAGAGGAGGATGAAGGCGGCGTCGTTGTTGGAGATGAGGGATTTAGGGAGGCGACTTGGCAGAGGAAGACGGAGAAGGTGAGGCGGTGGGAGGTGGTGGCGTCGATGAGGAATgggtggtggaggtggcagTTGAGTGGAGCTGCTGTCACGGCGCAGCTGCTCCTCGCCGGAGAAGCAGGAGGCGGACACAgaggcaatttttttttttgtaaattcttcaaaatatcaaaacgacgtcgttttgcccacgtggcttgccagcgtgtaaaaaaagcCATGCAATATGCCATGTAATGTCCAAGTAATCACCGGTCAAACCTATTCTTCGTCGGAAatttcgccgtgtgcaattcgcaacaaaattaaaaggtcatgtattctgaggctatttttAAAGCTCATGTTCAATTTGCAAATTTcatgaaagtttgtgtattttccggctattaacccaataAAAATTAAGGAACAACATAACCAAATAAGTGACTACGCCCTACGTAGTTGGGATCGATCTCTGCACTACACAAAGATGAAAAATATCTACACCACACGTAAATGGGATCACTATACCACACAAAGATGAGATCACTACATCGCACACATACGATTGAACCCAAAATCTCTCACACCACACAAACGTGGGAAAACTACACCGTATGCAGATAAGATTGAATCCAAAATCTCTTACAAGAAATAGTCTTTGGGtgtctcaactttgccacttaaTTAAGTTAGGCCTCATTAGCACGTACCTGTAGATTTATTTGgactaaattatatataaaaaaaatttccaAAATAATCAAAATGATCTGCTTGTCTCAAAAAATATCCTATACTATCAATAATTTCACAATAATATTCGTACTTGTAAACTTGTTAACGTAATTTAATCTTTTATAGTACTTtattcgtcccacgaatctgaTTTGAAAATGTgccaagattcgtgagacggagggagtaatatttttcacTACAAAAACCGTTAATTTTTACTAACCCTACAAAAGACCCACGCCACTATATATTTAAGTCATAGATGCCACTGCACGTCAGAGGTCTTTGAACGGTCAACATAGATTAGCGGCCTGattagtgaaaaaaataaaaggagGCTAGATTggtattaaattttaaaagtagGTATTAGTGAAATATTATCAATAGCATAAGATATTTTTTTGAGGTGAGTAGATAATTTGGATTAGTTTGAataattaatttagttttttaTTAATGTAACACCGTTTCTACTGCTAGATTATAGCAAGGAATTGCAGGAAAAATGAGAGCAAATTAACAAAATAGATAAGAAGAAAAGGTACCGCATGTTGAGCTCCGGTGAGGTATACAGCAAAGGAGCATTCATCTTGGCCGGGGCAAACCGCCGCCATCGTGACGTCGGTGATCACCGGAGCCACCATTCGAGAGGCAAAGCAATGCAGGAAAACTGTCATAAACAGGTGGCTCTGCCCAAACTTCTCCTccatctatctatctatatgttatatatattgtgtgtgtgtatgtgtgtgtgaatTAATTTCTTAAGAAGAATGGAAGTATAAagtgaagaagaaggagaataaGGATTTGTAAATGTCCTCTtgaattttgaataaataaGGAGAGAAAATGTGATGTTTGTACGTGCATGTTTTATAGTAGTGTTCATGTATCCTAACACTTatgatgtgtttgctttttatccatTTAAATaaagagataatataataaggTATAAATTTAACACCTAAAATAgtgattatatttttatatcttgtttggttcaaattaatgataataatatatttatctactTCTCATGAGGGTATAATAATatacccctctctctctctctctctctctctctctctctctctctctctctatatatatatatatatatatatatatatatagggggatgccccaatgagaccccctaatatTAGTAAGATCTAGGGTacaatctggtgcgtttattttatcaatcctatggctgatattgtatctggagggagattttttttcgcaTGGTTCAAATtctggagggagcaaaatattttaaattttgttattcatcagtgtATACTgcattattcatcaatatatattgccttgttcatcaatatatatgtcttattcattaccaattttttaaattttgtttttcatcagtatatacatcttgttcgttagatttacgtcttgttcattagtattatatgtcttattcattgtccttatgttacacgaaaaatagggggttatatatataggggcgcgctccagtgagaccccttatttttcgtgtaacatgaggacaatgaataagacatataatactaatgaacaagacgtatatactgatgaataacaaaatttataatattctGCTCCCACCAGGATTCGAatcctgcgaaaaaaaaaatctccctctaaatataatatcagtcataggattgataaaataaacatacCAGATCTTGTCCtatatctcactaaaattagggggtctcataggagcggccccctatatatacatgtaaaattatcattttttcaATGGATAAGGTGTTGCCCGAAAATTTATATCATCTGTCCGAATTTTTTACTTACATCAAACTATCAAAGCAAATAAGATATAAagtattaataaataaaatttatctcTTCCTTATatctcaaagcaaacacacccttatatttttttttatctacgACCCTACTAAAATGACGCTCACTTAGTCTCTGTTTTTCTGATCCAAACTTAATAAGCATTAATGAGAGTTTATATGAAATCATATCAAtatattttagggttaattgtatataaattatttaacttTTAAATAGTTCTCTGCACACcaactttaaaatttgtatcaaaattattcaattattaattattttctcattatgcTATTTTGCTCATTTTCCTACTAAACTTAGTACTGAAGTGGCTATCTGAAATCTTATGTGTTCAAATCCTACTTAGTGTTGCTACAATttcgagaaaaaaaaatatagtcaGACAAGAAGAATCCAAGAAATCGGAGGAATCCAATGTTTTCATCCAACTCGACAATACAATACAGTGttgtttctattttttcatGTAGTCATATGagcatatatatttttataccaAAGAAGCATATTTATGCCATGTCACCATGTTATGATCCAGCGAGATAGCAAAATAggaaaaaattaatagttgagtaatttttatataaattataaattgatgtacaaaatgagaattttttGAAAGTCCAATAATTTATAACCTTATATTTCAATATGTTACACTATAAATTTCTAACAATATATATTAAGTTAATTTTCTACCTATTTCTTTCGCGAGCAATCTCATGACAGACGGTatgatttattcatttattgTTGAAGTATGGAGTATGAATATACGGAACATTATAGCTCTGAATTGTTTTGGGCAGTTATACATGGtcccttttttttctctctatttcTATATTGAATATGGGTTGACATCTCCCTCAAATATAGTCTCATATAGACGAACTAGGTAATCGATTTGATTCTCGATCGTATGTTTTGTTACTTTCTTGATTATTTCATTATTTGTGCTTAATTTCCTAATCCTAATAACACGTACCAAAATTTTAAACGCAATGCATCCGGAACGTATTAGTTATACCAAATAGAAAATATTAAGTACCTTATTGGATTAATTGTCACATATTTCCTCCcaatcccattacaaatgtcccattttccataataaaatgttcaattacaaatgtctcattctccTTTTAgcaaataattaaagaaatttAATGGGTTCACCCACCATATTCTCTCTTTATACctacttttaaaataatatttaaacaGTTTTCATCAACTcattttatctactaattatatatttattaatcttTGTGCCAAAAaataatgagatatttgtaataggacggatgaagtattaatCAAGTAAAAAGATGCAAGAGAAAaggagaaaataaatatatcaacATAGTTAAAATCTTTAGGACTTTGCGCTTTTGCTTTTCCTTACGCATATGTTCTCCAATTTCTGAATCCAATTTGAATATTCGACTTTTtgttttttgctttttcttctttctttctttctttgcTCTTTTTTTTGATCGTTTGATTGCGTTTCTGAATAAATTGTTTTTGTTTCCTCAATTTTTTCCTGGAAAATATCTTTATCTCAACGTGTTATTATGTTTTCGGTGTGcgatttttcttttgttttgtcaTTTTTTGGGAAAAGAAAAAGACCAAAAAGAATCAACTTTTCTTTAAATGGTagatgatgaattaataaaggcaaaaatttatgtatattcGAAAGAATAGATCTTGAGTTGGGTTTTCACT
This window encodes:
- the LOC130992671 gene encoding uncharacterized protein LOC130992671 translates to MEEKFGQSHLFMTVFLHCFASRMVAPVITDVTMAAVCPGQDECSFAVYLTGAQHAIIGLGSVVVMPVIGKLSDTYGRKFMLTLPLTLSIFPLAILAYKRTRYYLYAYYMLKTVIAMATEGSVLLLALAYVADNVEESRRASVFAIMSGFSSASFVLGNLSARFLSTSATFQVAAGMSVIGLVYMRLFLPESMSRNVSENDCLLEKSPSKKWKLFMTVDSLHEAICLLRISPTLSKAAVIAFFSTMADVGLYSSLMYYLKARFHFNKDQFSDLMIISGIAESMSQLIVMPILTPLLGERKMISLGLFSSCACMVVYSIAWSPWVPYVAATISIFSIFTYPCLRSIASIQTGPSEQGKAQGCISSICSLANIFSPLAFSPLTALFISNNAPFNFPGFSILCSSFLAVIAFAQSITIRLPPAENCCIISKNLV